The Pocillopora verrucosa isolate sample1 chromosome 2, ASM3666991v2, whole genome shotgun sequence genome has a segment encoding these proteins:
- the LOC131790783 gene encoding cytochrome c oxidase subunit 5B, mitochondrial-like → MAASLRILAKGKLSTMQPALKAIITRTCPVLLSRGLSVTSTRLSNGGIPTDAEQATGLEKKEYDALAAGIDDPFNMKPYEGPPGTKDKPLEVLSMFDERIIGCICEPEATSIVWNKLHLNEVTRCECGHFFVLRRGNPIKIEMDHGPGHH, encoded by the exons ATGGCGGCTTCACTCCGTATATTGGCGAAAGGGAAGTTGTCTACGATGCAGCCGGCTTTGAAGGCAATTATAACTAGAACATGCCCTGTACTTCTCTCTAGGGGACTCTCTGTAACAA GCACAAGGCTGAGTAATGGCGGAATACCAACTGATGCAGAACAAGCCACTGGTTTAGAGAAGAAAGAATATGATGCTTTGGCTGCTGGCATTGAT GATCCATTTAACATGAAGCCTTATGAAGGACCACCTGGAACAAAAGACAAACCCCTTGAAGTGTTGTCCATGTTTGATGAGCGAATTATTGGATGCATCT GTGAACCAGAGGCAACTTCAATTGTGTGGAACAAACTGCACTTAAATGAAGTAACTCGATGTGAATGTGGTCACTTTTTTGTCCTTAGACGAGGCAATCCTATTAAAATTGAGATGGACCATGGTCCTGGTCACCATTAG
- the LOC131790773 gene encoding tyrosine-protein kinase Src42A — MGCCMGKKSSEDQKRDINDGQNVDKSAASLKEIEVNSGSVQQHSDRYVPEPPPSSPPPEPSPTAVKPLYIALYDYDARTEDDLSFAKGEILEVDPDDLKNDWWRAKSRDSGKSGFIPSNYVAAHETLEAEDWYFGEIKRPEADKLLKTPVNEHGAFLIRESDKGGYALSVKDGDMVKHYKIRKTESGSFFIAHNNPFSTLSDLVQHYTQNADGLCDVLKKPCVKVEKPQTVGLSHDTVDMWEISRDTLRLTTRLGSGNFGEVWQGLWNDTTPVAIKTLKPGTMNPKAFLEEAELMKRLIHDKLVQLYAVCSKEEPIYIVTELMPKGSLLDYLRSEEGRKKKMEELIDMASQIAAGMAYLEKHNYVHRDLAARNILVGNNNTVKVADFGLSRAIDEDIYEAHEGAKFPIKWTAPEACLKNQFSIKSDVWSFGILLTELVTYGRVPYAGMNNRQVVEEVDRGYRMPKPNLCPDKLYDIMMACWRKESVERPTFETLQWQLEDFYQTDGKQYKELAK; from the exons ATGGGGTGCTGCATGGGCAAGAAGTCCTCTGAGGACCAAAAAAGGGATATAAACGACGGGCAAAATGTGGACAAATCTGCGGCAAGCTTAAAGGAAATCGAAGTGAATTCCGGATCTGTACAACAACATAGTGATCGATACGTGCCGGAGCCGCCACCGAGCTCACCGCCTCCTGAACCCAGTCCAACTGCTGTGAAACCCCTCTACATTGCTCTCTATGATTACGATGCTCGAACAGAGGATGACTTGAGCTTTGCAAAGGGCGAGATTCTTGAGGTAGACCCCGACGATTTGAAGAACGATTGGTGGAGGGCTAAATCTCGTGATTCTGGCAAATCGGGTTTCATTCCAAGCAACTATGTAGCTGCTCATGAAACTTTGGAAGCCGAAGA TTGGTATTTTGGTGAAATAAAGCGACCAGAGGCAGACAAGTTATTAAAGACACCTGTCAATGAGCATGGAGCATTTTTGATCCGAGAAAGTGATAAAGGTGGTTATGCTTTGTCCGTCAAAGATGGTGACATGGTCAAACATTACAAGATCCGCAAAACAGAATCTGGTAGCTTCTTTATTGCCCACAATAATCCATTCAGCACCCTGTCAGATCTGGTTCAGCATTATACCCAAAATGCCGATGGACTATGTGATGTCCTTAAAAAGCCATGTGTCAAG GTCGAAAAACCACAGACTGTTGGTTTGTCACATGACACTGTAGACATGTGGGAAATATCGCGCGACACACTCAGACTTACCACACGTCTTGGATCTGGCAACTTTGGTGAGGTGTGGCAAGGGCTATGGAATGACACCACCCCTGTGGCAATCAAGACATTGAAGCCTGGCACAATGAATCCCAAGGCATTCCTTGAAGAAGCTGAACTCATGAAGAGACTGATCCATGACAAACTGGTTCAGCTTTATGCAGTGTGCTCTAAAGAGGAACCAATTTACATTGTGACTGAGCTGATGCCCAAAGGAAGTCTACTTGATTATCTGCGCAGTGAAGAGGGACGAAAGAAGAAGATGGAAGAGCTGATTGACATGGCTTCCCAAATTGCCGCTGGCATGGCCTATCTAGAGAAGCATAATTATGTCCATAGAGATTTGGCCGCCAGGAACATTCTGGTTGGTAACAATAATACTGTTAAGGTGGCAGATTTTGGTCTGTCACGGGCCATTGATGAAGATATCTATGAAGCCCATGAAGGAGCAAAATTCCCCATCAAATGGACTGCACCAGAGGCATGCCTTAAGAACCAGTTTTCCATCAAGTCAGATGTGTGGTCATTTGGTATTCTACTGACAGAGCTGGTAACTTATGGAAGAGTACCTTATGCAGGGATGAATAACAGACAG GTTGTTGAAGAAGTAGACCGTGGTTACAGAATGCCCAAACCAAATCTTTGCCCAGACAAGCTCTATGATATCATGATGGCCTGCTGGAGAAAGGAATCTGTAGAACGACCCACATTTGAAACGTTACAGTGGCAGCTGGAAGATTTCTACCAGACAGATGGAAAGCAGTACAAGGAGTTGGCAAAATAA
- the LOC131790768 gene encoding kelch-like protein diablo: MAAAMDGESLMEVLNYKDSFHACHVLEMLKKLYIKRELCDVVLIVDEQEIRAHRVILAANSAYFYSMFTTDMCESVQERISLKGIDYEALDLIVNFCYTSTITITEKNVQNLLSVSNLLQFSTIIESCCGFLKNQLHPTNCLGIGDFADHHGFYKLKNAAQSYAEKHFLEVIKSEEFLNATSEQISTMSKSDFLDVASEKEVFDAVIQWIRYDEPRRKQHLPQFLKDIRLPLLPPKILVDCIESEKLVECNDSCIRLISEAKNYHLLPERRDQISFVTEARRKAGSTMIYIVGGEIHNRVFNSVRRFNFETNTWDEVAPMNKHRDGVGVAVYSGHIYAAGGCDGDVALSSVECYHPATDKWTYVQPMACGRHAFGLVELDGWLYASGGSDFSRSEYNSLERYDPVRDVWTHMKPMSTMREGVAMVTLDGAIYAIGGDNGVSILNTVERYDPRLDRWSACVAMSYRRRYFGAAVLKNKIFVVGGSDYDEDHNSVECFDPRMNRWLSLPPMLTRRESPGVVAVDDRLYAIGGACLNVETEKIDCYDPLSNKWEEFSSLPLAIEGMGVAVI; the protein is encoded by the exons atggcCGCCGCAATGGACGGAGAAAGCTTGATGGAAGTCCTCAATTACAAGGACTCATTCCACGCTTGCCATGTTCTGGAGATGCTAAAGAAATTGTATATAAAAAGGGAACTCTGTGACGTAGTTTTGATCGTCGATGAACAAGAAATCAGAGCTCACCGTGTGATTTTAGCCGCGAATAGTGCGTACTTTTATTCAATGTTTACCACGGACATGTGTGAGAGCGTTCAAGAGAGGATTTCCCTCAAAGGAATAGACTACGAAGCCCTAGATCTTATTGTCAACTTTTGCTACACATCGACCATAACAATCACGGAGAAAAACGTGCAAAATCTTCTATCGGTGTCGAATTTACTGCAGTTCAGTACAATCATCGAATCGTGTTGTGGATTTTTGAAGAATCAATTACATCCCACTAATTGTCTTGGGATCGGAGATTTTGCGGACCATCACGGCTTTTATAAACTCAAAAATGCCGCTCAGTCCTACGCAGAAAAACATTTCCTCGAGGTCATCAAGTCTGAGGAATTTCTCAACGCCACCAGCGAGCAGATATCAACCATGTCGAAGAGTGATTTCCTTGATGTAGCAAGTGAAAAAGAAGTATTCGATGCTGTTATACAATGGATTCGTTACGATGAACCCAGACGGAAGCAACACCTACCACAATTTCTTAAAGACATTAGACTCCCGTTACTACCACCGAAAATATTAG ttgacTGTATTGAAAGTGAGAAACTGGTGGAATGCAATGACTCCTGTATAAGGTTAATCAGTGAGGCAAAAAACTATCACCTGCTTCCTGAGAGGCGTGACCAGATTTCATTTGTGACAGAGGCAAGGCGCAAGGCTGGGAGCACAATGATATACATTGTTGGGGGAGAAATACACAATAGAGTATTCAACAGTGTTAGACGGTTTAACTTTGAGACTAACACATGGGATGAGGTTGCACCCATGAACAAGCATAGGGATGGAGTAGGTGTCGCTGTATACAGTGGACATATTTATGCTGCAGGAG GATGTGATGGTGATGTTGCTCTCAGCTCTGTAGAATGTTACCATCCTGCAACAGATAAATGGACATATGTTCAGCCTATGGCATGTGGAAGACACGCCTTTGGTTTGGTAGAATTAGATGGTTGGTTGTATGCATCTGGAGGAAGTGACTTTTCCCGTTCTGAATACAACAGTTTGGAAAGATATGACCCAGTCAG AGATGTTTGGACTCACATGAAGCCCATGAGCACAATGAGAGAGGGTGTTGCCATGGTAACTCTAGATGGCGCTATCTATGCAATTGGAGGTGATAATGGTGTGTCAATCTTAAACACAGTTGAGAGGTATGATCCACGCCTGGATCGCTGGAGTGCTTGTGTTGCTATGAGCTATCGACGGAGGTATTTTGGTGCTGCAGtattaaagaacaaaatatttgtgGTTGGTGGTAGTGATTATGACGAGGATCACAATTCTGTTGAATGTTTTGATCCACGGATGAACAGATGGTTATCTTTACCCCCCATGCTGACGCGACGAGAGAGTCCAGGAGTGGTGGCAGTTGATGACAGACTATATGCCATAGGTGGTGCTTGCTTAAATGTTGAAACAGAAAAGATTGATTGCTATGATCCCTTGAGTAACAAGTGGGAGGAATTTTCCTCATTACCTCTTGCCATAGAAGGGATGGGTGTGGCTGTTATATAA
- the LOC131790772 gene encoding tyrosine-protein kinase STK encodes MGCCCGKSNSRKKYEAKGESGRDMAPTNGQANDHIDKQQRNASPADNMSFHTPSSIMSSHSVMQPTKGITVFIALYDYDARTNEDLSFKKGERLQVVDNTDSDWWLAKSLATHKDGYIPSNYVAPELSVNAQDWFFGKIKRADAEKKLLSPGSPSGSFLIRDSETMPGNYSLSIRDGESVRHYRIRKLDNGGYYITTRAPFTTLGELVEHYSEDADGLCCKLTLACKAEKPTTSGLSYNTKDAWEISRESLRLNRRLGAGQFGEVWAGVWNGTTPVAVKTLKTGTMSPQAFLTEAAIMKKLRHANLIQLYAVCTNEEPIYIVTELMKHGSLLEYLKGDGQYLKLEDLIDMGAQVAAGMAYLERMNYIHRDLAARNILVGEGNVCKVADFGLARLIEDDEYNPHQGAKFPIKWTAPEAALYNKFTIKSDVWSFGILLTELVTKGRVPYPGMTNAEVLAQVERGYRMPQPRDTPDALYGIMLECWKANEYDRPTFEYLQSLLEDYFVSTEPNYKKLDP; translated from the exons ATGGGTTGCTGTTGCGGGAAGTCAAACTCGAGGAAAAAGTATGAAGCGAAGGGTGAGTCTGGCCGAGACATGGCACCAACGAATGGACAAGCGAATGATCACATTGACAAACAGCAACGAAATGCTTCCCCTGCGGACAATATGAGCTTCCATACGCCTTCGTCCATTATGTCAAGCCACTCAGTGATGCAACCAACTAAAGGAATAACGGTGTTTATTGCTCTGTATGATTACGATGCACGAACCAACGAAGACTTGAGCTTCAAGAAGGGCGAACGGCTTCAAGTTGTCGACAACACGGATAGCGACTGGTGGTTGGCCAAATCTCTAGCAACTCACAAGGACGGTTATATTCCGAGCAATTATGTAGCGCCTGAGCTAAGCGTGAATGCCCAAGA CTGGTTCTTTGGTAAGATCAAGCGTGCTGATGCAGAGAAGAAGCTACTTTCTCCAGGAAGTCCTTCTGGTTCATTTCTTATCCGTGACTCAGAAACCATGCCTGGTAACTATTCCTTATCTATTCGAGATGGAGAGAGCGTCAGACACTATCGTATACGTAAGCTTGACAATGGGGGCTACTATATTACCACAAGAGCACCTTTCACAACTCTCGGTGAGCTAGTTGAGCACTACAGTGAGGATGCAGATGGTCTGTGTTGCAAGCTGACTCTTGCATGCAAAGCAGAGAAGCCCACCACTTCTGGCCTTTCGTATAACACCAAAGATGCTTGGGAGATTTCCCGTGAATCCTTGAGATTGAACAGAAGGTTGGGAGCAGGACAGTTTGGTGAAGTGTGGGCAGGAGTTTGGAATGGAACAACCCCAGTTGCTGTGAAAACACTCAAGACTGGTACAATGTCACCACAAGCATTCTTAACAGAAGCAGCAATAATGAAGAAATTAAGGCATGCAAATCTTATACAG CTTTATGCAGTTTGCACAAATGAGGAGCCGATCTACATTGTAACAGAATTAATGAAACATGGCAGCTTGTTAGAGTATTTGAAGGGAGATGGTCAGTATTTGAAATTGGAAGATTTGATTGACATGGGTGCACAAGTTGCTGCTGGAATGGCTTACTTGGAAAGAATGAACTACATTCACCGAGATTTAGCTGCGAGAAACATCTTGGTTGGTGAAGGAAATGTCTGTAAAGTTGCAGATTTTGGTCTTGCAAGATTGATTGAAGATGACGAGTATAATCCTCATCAAGGGGCAAAGTTTCCAATAAAGTGGACAGCACCTGAAGCAGCACTGTACAACAAATTTACCATCAAGTCAGATGTATGGTCATTTGGAATTTTGCTGACCGAGTTGGTGACAAAAGGACGTGTACCATACCCAGGCATGACAAATGCTGAAGTGCTGGCCCAAGTAGAGCGTGGATATCGCATGCCTCAACCCAGGGATACTCCTGATGCTCTCTATGGAATTATGCTGGAATGTTGGAAGGCAAATGAATATGACAGACCAACATTTGAATATCTTCAATCGCTGTTAGAGGACTACTTTGTTTCAACAGAGCCTAATTATAAAAAACTGGACCCTTAA